From the genome of Virgibacillus siamensis, one region includes:
- a CDS encoding ABC transporter substrate-binding protein — protein sequence MKKVWSLIICFCVVTGLLLTGCQSNSSDATDGSDGKEGDVTLTLWNNISAGRTYFPILIEKFEEKNPNININLKNLSVESSQAQYQAAISDNNLPDMFTTSSYSISQLVDLDLVHSLNSIFPKKAQKQYTDGVFAPGNTMVGDKIYLFPIYKGGAYMMYYNKDVLNKLGIEKIPETWDELEEAGKKVYEKSDGKTYGLLFGGKSEWLVNAVTQMMARGISPVSGLDYKTGKYNYSTEGHIETIKYFKDLFDNNVLSPVSLETNSTKVRALFASGQSAFLFDGNWSGLLMHKNGFDNFGVAPLPVKSNGGHPYGEFGLGSGDGMYVSKNTEHWPEVKRFLKFLRENIYGEAIKVGEATVAKNFDAVKAEPPIPQIKTIQEIFLKSNIRAPEPVKLNPAALDVTLEVNNNAPDTNVGSVLMGYLAGQVSDLEGTLQKITDGYNEAFTKALESNDKINRENFIFPNWKPYQPYGKEDYQELKK from the coding sequence ATGAAAAAGGTTTGGAGTTTAATAATCTGTTTTTGTGTTGTAACGGGGCTGTTGTTAACAGGTTGTCAAAGTAATTCTAGCGATGCCACAGATGGATCTGATGGCAAAGAAGGTGACGTGACACTTACATTGTGGAATAATATTTCCGCGGGAAGAACCTATTTTCCTATATTGATTGAAAAGTTCGAAGAGAAGAATCCAAATATTAATATTAATCTGAAGAACTTGAGTGTGGAATCTTCGCAGGCACAGTACCAGGCTGCAATATCAGATAATAACCTTCCAGATATGTTTACTACAAGTAGTTATTCTATTTCACAGTTAGTGGATCTTGATTTAGTGCATAGTTTGAATAGTATATTCCCAAAAAAAGCTCAAAAACAATATACAGATGGAGTGTTTGCTCCAGGAAATACGATGGTTGGAGACAAAATATATTTATTTCCGATTTATAAGGGTGGCGCTTACATGATGTATTACAACAAAGATGTGCTAAATAAATTGGGAATCGAAAAAATTCCTGAAACTTGGGATGAATTGGAGGAAGCTGGAAAAAAGGTTTACGAAAAATCCGATGGTAAAACTTATGGTTTGTTATTTGGAGGAAAGTCGGAATGGTTGGTTAATGCTGTCACACAGATGATGGCAAGGGGTATTTCACCTGTAAGCGGGTTAGATTACAAGACTGGGAAGTACAACTACTCCACTGAGGGTCATATTGAGACGATAAAGTATTTTAAGGATCTTTTTGACAATAATGTGCTATCACCTGTAAGCCTTGAAACTAATTCGACAAAAGTTCGTGCTTTATTCGCGTCCGGGCAGTCAGCATTTCTGTTTGATGGAAATTGGTCTGGTTTATTGATGCACAAAAATGGGTTTGATAATTTCGGAGTTGCTCCTTTACCTGTTAAAAGTAATGGGGGACATCCTTATGGGGAATTTGGATTGGGTAGTGGAGATGGCATGTATGTTTCGAAAAACACCGAGCATTGGCCAGAAGTTAAACGTTTCCTGAAGTTTCTAAGAGAAAATATTTATGGAGAAGCTATAAAAGTCGGTGAGGCTACTGTAGCAAAGAATTTTGACGCGGTTAAAGCAGAACCGCCGATTCCACAAATAAAAACTATTCAAGAAATTTTTCTCAAATCAAACATTAGAGCGCCAGAGCCAGTGAAATTAAACCCTGCAGCACTAGATGTTACCTTGGAAGTTAATAATAATGCGCCTGATACAAATGTTGGTTCTGTTTTAATGGGCTATTTAGCTGGACAAGTTAGCGATTTAGAAGGAACACTTCAAAAAATAACTGATGGTTATAATGAAGCATTTACAAAAGCTCTTGAATCAAATGATAAGATTAATAGGGAAAATTTTATTTTTCCGAACTGGAAGCCCTATCAACCTTACGGTAAAGAGGATTATCAGGAATTAAAAAAATAG
- the gcvPB gene encoding aminomethyl-transferring glycine dehydrogenase subunit GcvPB, with translation MKPINRNYKLRNFHQAKWDEPIIFELHQPGERGVLIPEAEDEVKKVVGDGVSNIPSKMVRQKPPKLPEISQARVLRHYLRLSQQTLGSDINIEIGQGTCTMKYIPKINEFLIRNPKLTELHPLQDESTVQGVLSLIHKLDLAMREISGMDYFTFQPSGGTQALFTMASIVRAIHESNGEAEQRDEIITTMFSHPGQSATAIVKGYKIITLQPDDDGYPKLEDLREVVSERTAGFVVANPEDTGLFNPRVKEFTDVVHEAGGICYYDQANANGLLGITRAKEAGFDMCFFNLHKTFAAPHMCGGPATGALGVIEELKKYLPGPIVGYNEEKYFLENHMDNSIGKVRSFHGVPQTMIRAYAWIRSLGSEGLKQVAETAVLNSNYLYHKILKIKGAAAPYAIGNRFEQVRYSWERMTEETGVTTEDVQRRMTDFGLHYWTSHHPYIVPQPFTLEPTESYSKEDLDEYIAALTQISKEAYEEPETVKNAPYNSVIHKMNEEDYLDNPEEWAISWRVYLKKTKKKEIQV, from the coding sequence ATGAAACCGATTAACAGGAATTACAAATTACGAAATTTCCATCAAGCAAAATGGGATGAACCGATTATATTCGAGCTACATCAGCCTGGTGAAAGAGGTGTATTGATTCCAGAAGCAGAGGATGAAGTAAAAAAAGTAGTCGGTGACGGTGTATCAAATATTCCTTCAAAAATGGTGAGACAGAAACCACCGAAACTACCTGAAATTTCACAAGCAAGGGTGCTGCGGCATTATTTGCGTCTATCACAGCAAACACTTGGTTCAGACATAAATATAGAAATTGGTCAGGGCACGTGTACGATGAAATATATCCCAAAGATTAATGAATTTTTAATTCGGAATCCAAAACTGACCGAACTACATCCACTTCAAGATGAAAGTACAGTGCAGGGAGTATTGAGTTTAATTCATAAACTAGACTTGGCAATGAGAGAAATATCAGGAATGGACTATTTTACTTTCCAGCCGAGTGGAGGAACACAGGCATTGTTTACAATGGCATCCATTGTTCGTGCAATACACGAATCGAATGGTGAGGCAGAACAAAGAGATGAAATTATAACAACGATGTTCTCGCACCCCGGTCAATCAGCAACGGCAATTGTTAAAGGTTATAAAATTATTACACTTCAACCTGACGATGATGGTTATCCCAAATTAGAAGACTTGCGAGAGGTGGTATCAGAGAGGACAGCTGGGTTTGTAGTTGCAAACCCGGAGGATACCGGTCTTTTCAATCCAAGGGTTAAAGAATTTACGGATGTTGTTCATGAAGCAGGCGGAATTTGTTACTACGATCAAGCGAATGCGAATGGCTTATTAGGTATAACAAGAGCCAAAGAAGCCGGTTTTGACATGTGTTTCTTTAACCTGCATAAGACTTTTGCTGCTCCACATATGTGTGGAGGGCCAGCAACTGGAGCCTTAGGAGTTATAGAGGAATTGAAGAAATACTTACCAGGGCCAATTGTAGGTTATAACGAAGAAAAATACTTCCTGGAAAATCACATGGATAACAGTATCGGTAAAGTCAGATCGTTTCATGGCGTGCCGCAGACAATGATAAGAGCGTATGCATGGATACGTAGTTTAGGTTCTGAAGGTTTGAAACAAGTGGCCGAAACAGCTGTCTTAAATAGTAATTATCTTTACCATAAAATCCTAAAGATTAAGGGTGCCGCAGCCCCTTATGCGATTGGTAATAGATTTGAACAGGTTCGCTACAGTTGGGAAAGAATGACTGAAGAAACTGGTGTCACGACAGAAGATGTTCAGCGAAGGATGACAGATTTTGGTCTTCACTATTGGACAAGTCATCATCCTTATATTGTACCGCAGCCATTTACACTTGAACCAACAGAATCTTATTCAAAAGAAGATCTTGATGAGTATATTGCGGCATTAACACAAATATCAAAAGAGGCATACGAAGAACCGGAAACAGTTAAGAATGCCCCATACAACAGTGTTATCCATAAAATGAATGAAGAAGATTACCTGGACAATCCGGAAGAATGGGCAATATCGTGGAGAGTTTATTTGAAAAAGACAAAGAAAAAAGAAATTCAAGTTTAA
- the gcvPA gene encoding aminomethyl-transferring glycine dehydrogenase subunit GcvPA has product MTREETVSHPYIPNTVPEVQREMLDEIGVKNIDELFEGIPQGLKLKDEMNIPSALTELELRREIETSLNLNKNCRENINFMGAGCWQHFVPAVCDEINQRSELLTAYAGEPYEDHGRIQALFEYQSLVAELVDMEVVNVPTFDWAQAAATSLRMACRITGRNEVLLPRTIDPDKLKIIKNYCSPDISCELVDYEPQSGQIDMQDLKGKISFNTAAVYFENPSFLGFIEEKGDEISKLSHQSGALSIIGVDPSSLGVLEAPSQYGADIVCGDLQPLGMHMNYGGGQAGFIATRDEEKFVQEYPSRLFGIVPTEVEGEYGFGDITFERTSLYDRINGKESVGTQTALWGITAGVYLSILGPNGMYELGQIILQNSQYAQKKLSNLKGVTSSRFNSQNFKEFVIDFNGTGKTVEVIHQQLLKKGIFPGMDLSESFPELGQSALYCVTEVHSKNDIDKLVKTIQEVIE; this is encoded by the coding sequence ATGACTAGGGAAGAAACCGTGTCTCACCCTTATATTCCAAATACAGTTCCGGAAGTTCAAAGGGAGATGCTCGACGAAATAGGGGTTAAAAACATCGATGAGCTTTTTGAAGGGATTCCTCAGGGATTAAAGTTAAAAGATGAAATGAATATTCCGTCCGCACTAACAGAACTAGAGTTACGTAGAGAAATTGAAACATCACTTAATTTAAATAAAAACTGTAGAGAAAATATCAACTTCATGGGAGCCGGATGTTGGCAACATTTTGTACCAGCTGTATGTGATGAAATTAACCAAAGATCTGAACTCTTAACTGCTTACGCAGGAGAACCTTATGAGGATCATGGAAGAATTCAAGCGCTTTTTGAATATCAGAGTTTAGTTGCAGAGTTGGTCGATATGGAAGTTGTGAACGTACCAACATTTGATTGGGCCCAAGCAGCCGCAACTTCATTGCGAATGGCTTGTCGAATTACCGGGCGAAATGAAGTTTTATTACCAAGAACAATCGATCCAGATAAATTGAAAATTATTAAAAATTATTGCTCTCCGGATATTTCATGTGAATTAGTAGATTATGAACCACAATCGGGGCAAATAGACATGCAGGATTTAAAGGGAAAAATCTCTTTCAATACAGCAGCGGTTTATTTTGAAAACCCTTCATTTCTTGGTTTTATTGAGGAAAAAGGCGATGAGATTTCAAAACTTTCGCACCAATCAGGGGCGCTTAGTATTATTGGTGTTGACCCGAGTTCCCTAGGTGTTTTGGAGGCACCGAGTCAATATGGAGCAGACATTGTTTGCGGTGATTTACAGCCTCTTGGTATGCATATGAACTATGGTGGCGGACAGGCTGGGTTCATAGCAACACGAGATGAAGAAAAATTTGTCCAGGAGTATCCTTCGCGTTTATTTGGAATTGTTCCAACGGAAGTAGAGGGGGAATATGGGTTTGGAGATATTACTTTTGAAAGAACATCTCTTTATGACAGAATCAACGGAAAAGAATCAGTAGGTACTCAAACGGCTTTATGGGGAATTACTGCAGGGGTGTATTTGTCAATCTTGGGTCCGAATGGAATGTATGAATTAGGACAAATAATTTTACAAAACTCACAGTACGCACAAAAAAAATTGTCCAATTTGAAAGGGGTTACATCTTCCCGCTTTAATTCACAAAACTTCAAGGAATTTGTGATTGATTTTAACGGGACTGGAAAAACAGTAGAAGTGATTCATCAACAACTGCTTAAGAAGGGAATCTTTCCGGGTATGGATTTATCTGAATCTTTCCCGGAACTTGGACAAAGTGCGCTGTATTGTGTTACAGAAGTCCATTCGAAAAATGATATTGACAAGCTAGTGAAAACTATCCAGGAAGTTATTGAATAA
- a CDS encoding carbohydrate ABC transporter permease has product MTGKISRLLIHIGLITFGIIWIYPFVWMISSSLKTNQTFITSGINPIPENPQWENYTRAWKVADFSDYFINSVIITIATVIIVVILSCLTGYALGRVAFPGRKVIITIIGALMFIPKGYTIIPLYELMQMLGVTNSLVGVILAEASGAHVLFILLFAAFFSKIPNEIEESASIDGCGFVRTFFKIILPNAKPVIATAAIMQFIWTWSSFLIPLVLTLNSPALRTLAVGMLSFVGQYQTDWTGMAAGATISLLPVIIVFIVMQRYFIEGISGSVKQ; this is encoded by the coding sequence ATGACAGGTAAGATATCAAGGTTACTTATTCATATAGGTTTAATAACATTCGGTATCATCTGGATTTATCCCTTCGTGTGGATGATTTCATCTTCACTCAAGACAAATCAAACATTTATAACTTCAGGAATTAATCCAATACCAGAAAATCCCCAATGGGAAAATTATACACGGGCATGGAAAGTCGCGGATTTTTCCGATTACTTTATTAACTCGGTAATAATCACAATAGCAACAGTTATTATAGTTGTGATTTTGAGTTGTTTAACTGGTTATGCCTTGGGACGAGTCGCATTCCCTGGCCGGAAAGTAATTATCACGATTATCGGGGCTTTAATGTTTATACCCAAGGGATATACAATCATTCCACTATATGAATTAATGCAAATGCTAGGAGTAACAAATTCGTTGGTTGGTGTAATTCTTGCGGAGGCTTCTGGGGCTCATGTGTTATTTATACTATTGTTTGCGGCTTTCTTTTCAAAAATCCCTAACGAAATTGAAGAATCAGCGTCAATAGATGGATGCGGATTTGTAAGAACTTTTTTTAAAATTATCCTTCCGAATGCAAAACCTGTTATTGCTACTGCTGCTATCATGCAATTTATTTGGACGTGGAGTTCATTTTTAATTCCGCTTGTTCTTACGTTGAATAGTCCAGCATTGAGAACATTAGCAGTTGGTATGCTTTCTTTTGTTGGTCAATATCAAACGGATTGGACGGGAATGGCAGCCGGGGCAACAATTTCCTTACTGCCTGTTATCATCGTATTTATTGTGATGCAACGTTATTTTATCGAAGGAATCTCGGGATCGGTAAAGCAATAA
- a CDS encoding carbohydrate ABC transporter permease yields the protein MKKQISIDRSHKRKQKSNRQTRSRYIWAYIFILPQLIIFFGLSLYPIVMSYVYSFFDWSGIGPLDEFVGFSNYIKLLNDDRFWNSFMNSIIYTVGFTIISVSVALILALILNEPKLKGKGFYRTLYFLPVVTTTAIVGIIMQNIFGIQGLVNKVLQMIGVIDQSIPWLVNPVFAMAVLIIVGSWKQIGIVMIYWLTGLQMIPKELYEAARIDGAGYWKTLRYVTLPLLKPIGATILLLTVVGSMHVFDLVKTLTGGGPYYSTETLELYIYNYAFTSKFGPAQVGYASSAGVILGLSVFLISLIFGWFVIKANKKKKINQINVRMK from the coding sequence ATGAAAAAACAAATAAGTATAGATAGGTCTCATAAGAGAAAGCAGAAAAGTAACCGACAGACCCGAAGTAGATACATATGGGCATATATTTTTATTTTACCCCAACTGATTATATTTTTCGGCCTTTCACTATACCCGATTGTAATGAGCTATGTTTATTCATTTTTTGATTGGTCGGGCATTGGGCCTTTGGATGAATTCGTTGGATTTTCAAATTATATCAAATTGCTAAATGATGACAGGTTTTGGAATTCCTTTATGAATTCAATTATATATACAGTTGGTTTTACCATTATATCGGTATCCGTTGCATTAATATTGGCCTTAATTTTGAATGAACCAAAATTAAAGGGAAAGGGTTTTTATCGCACGTTGTACTTTTTGCCAGTTGTAACTACTACAGCAATAGTGGGAATCATAATGCAGAACATATTCGGGATTCAGGGTCTGGTAAATAAAGTTCTGCAAATGATTGGGGTTATTGATCAGTCTATTCCCTGGCTGGTGAATCCTGTGTTTGCAATGGCTGTCCTAATAATCGTTGGATCTTGGAAGCAGATTGGTATTGTAATGATTTACTGGTTAACAGGATTGCAAATGATTCCCAAAGAATTGTATGAAGCAGCACGAATTGATGGTGCAGGGTATTGGAAAACTTTACGCTACGTAACTCTACCTTTGCTTAAACCAATAGGCGCTACAATACTTTTGTTAACTGTTGTTGGAAGCATGCATGTGTTTGACCTTGTAAAAACCTTAACAGGCGGTGGACCTTACTATTCTACTGAAACACTAGAGTTATATATTTATAATTATGCTTTTACATCTAAATTTGGTCCTGCCCAGGTTGGTTATGCTTCTTCTGCAGGGGTTATTTTGGGATTATCTGTATTTTTAATAAGTTTAATCTTTGGCTGGTTCGTTATTAAAGCCAATAAAAAAAAGAAAATTAATCAAATTAACGTGAGGATGAAATAG
- a CDS encoding amylo-alpha-1,6-glucosidase, giving the protein MNFDLKEIPFSRFGSYLVISYINVKKSLDEGLYLRNIRGGDNDNGAVFKIDVLKNGMPITYEPVATPTLLRLQTNGGFVELCLSEPDCLRIYGKDLGIRLTMVAGAYDNAFHHRQESWQVNSFSKNIRFMFTPLIGSLNMDAPWNVNSCDYVIADFIPNENSHEMSCAIQEFITSVPDCHFKDDFKSCHEKVESEYSEWFDKTLETSDKYNRGRELASYITWSCVVRPEGNLTRHAMYMSKNWMTNIWSWDNCFNAMALIRNNPDLAWNQLMVFFDKQGPNGVLADFMNDQFSYWNCSKPPIHGWALSWMMRRSKRISVEYLKKIYHPLSNWTNWFFKERDVNNNGLPEYQHGNDSGWDNSTVFHKGIPVESPDLCAFLILQMNLLAEIAGILDLEEEKESWEELSEFTFQKMITYFWNGEQFTARYFGEEIVEGDSLLLYMPIILGKQLPLNIRTKLINGLKKELRFKTKYGLATESISSSYYIPDGYWRGPIWAPSTMLLIDGLTASGEKDFAQELARKFCEMANQNGMAENFNALTGEGLRDPAFTWTSSVFLVLANEYLC; this is encoded by the coding sequence ATGAATTTTGATCTTAAAGAGATACCCTTTAGTCGTTTTGGCTCCTATCTCGTCATTTCATATATAAATGTGAAGAAAAGTTTGGATGAAGGTCTTTATTTAAGAAATATTAGAGGAGGGGATAACGACAATGGAGCCGTATTTAAGATTGATGTGCTTAAAAATGGAATGCCTATAACCTATGAACCTGTTGCTACGCCAACTCTATTACGATTACAAACAAATGGGGGATTTGTGGAACTCTGCTTAAGTGAACCTGACTGTCTTCGTATTTATGGAAAAGATCTAGGTATTCGATTAACTATGGTAGCGGGAGCATATGATAATGCATTCCATCATCGGCAGGAAAGTTGGCAGGTAAACAGCTTTTCAAAAAATATAAGGTTTATGTTTACACCTTTAATCGGTTCACTTAATATGGATGCACCATGGAATGTAAACAGTTGTGATTATGTGATAGCTGATTTCATCCCTAATGAAAATAGCCATGAAATGTCTTGTGCGATTCAAGAATTTATTACCTCTGTTCCAGATTGTCATTTTAAAGATGATTTTAAAAGTTGTCATGAAAAGGTTGAATCGGAGTATTCAGAATGGTTTGATAAAACGTTGGAAACTTCGGACAAATACAATAGGGGACGAGAACTGGCATCTTACATTACATGGTCCTGTGTGGTAAGACCAGAAGGGAATTTGACACGTCATGCGATGTACATGTCAAAAAATTGGATGACCAATATTTGGAGTTGGGATAATTGTTTTAATGCTATGGCTCTTATTCGAAATAACCCCGACCTTGCTTGGAATCAATTAATGGTTTTTTTCGACAAGCAAGGTCCTAATGGGGTACTTGCAGATTTTATGAATGATCAATTTTCTTACTGGAATTGTAGCAAACCCCCGATTCATGGATGGGCATTATCATGGATGATGCGAAGGTCAAAGCGCATCAGTGTGGAATATTTAAAAAAGATTTATCATCCTCTATCCAATTGGACAAATTGGTTCTTTAAAGAACGTGATGTTAATAACAATGGATTGCCAGAGTATCAACACGGTAATGACAGTGGCTGGGATAACAGTACAGTTTTTCACAAGGGCATTCCTGTGGAGAGTCCGGATCTTTGTGCATTTCTAATTTTACAGATGAATCTTTTAGCAGAAATTGCCGGGATATTGGACTTGGAAGAAGAAAAGGAAAGTTGGGAAGAACTTTCAGAATTTACATTCCAAAAAATGATTACTTATTTTTGGAATGGTGAACAGTTTACTGCACGATATTTTGGAGAGGAAATTGTTGAAGGAGACAGTTTATTGTTGTATATGCCAATCATTCTTGGAAAACAACTTCCTTTAAATATCCGTACAAAACTAATTAATGGTTTGAAAAAAGAATTGCGTTTTAAAACAAAATACGGTCTTGCAACAGAAAGCATTTCAAGCTCTTACTATATTCCAGACGGTTATTGGCGTGGTCCAATCTGGGCACCTTCAACAATGTTGTTGATAGATGGGTTAACTGCCTCAGGTGAAAAAGATTTTGCTCAGGAACTTGCGCGTAAGTTTTGTGAAATGGCTAACCAAAATGGCATGGCAGAAAATTTTAACGCATTAACTGGAGAAGGATTACGAGATCCAGCATTCACATGGACCTCAAGTGTATTTCTCGTTTTAGCGAACGAATATTTATGTTAA
- a CDS encoding SDR family NAD(P)-dependent oxidoreductase gives MNNYQEPLNLKEQVSVVTGAASGIGLATAERLADFGSYVLMLDINESLGRTGAANINEKGGKASFIKCDVTSSEDCKRVISKINSEFGRIDVLFNNAGVIRRRNVVKLEEEDWDHVINVSLKGVYLLSKYVIPVMAKGGGGSIINTGSGWGIKGGDNAVSYCAAKAGVVNLTRAMAIDHGEQNIRVNCVCPGDTETALLKDEAKQLNLDENSFLTSSAKGRPLERLGTPEDIANAVLFLAGGLSTWITGAILPVDGGGLA, from the coding sequence ATGAATAACTATCAAGAACCTTTAAATTTAAAAGAACAAGTTTCAGTTGTAACGGGGGCAGCTTCAGGTATTGGTTTGGCAACTGCGGAACGATTAGCTGATTTTGGATCATATGTGTTGATGCTGGATATCAATGAATCCTTAGGGAGGACAGGTGCTGCTAATATCAATGAAAAAGGTGGAAAGGCAAGTTTTATCAAATGCGATGTTACATCATCAGAAGATTGTAAAAGGGTAATCTCTAAAATTAATTCGGAATTTGGTCGTATTGATGTTCTTTTTAATAATGCAGGAGTTATTCGTAGACGTAATGTAGTCAAACTTGAGGAAGAAGATTGGGATCATGTTATTAATGTTTCTTTAAAAGGTGTTTATCTGCTGTCAAAATATGTAATACCTGTCATGGCAAAAGGCGGTGGTGGAAGTATCATTAATACAGGATCCGGATGGGGGATTAAGGGCGGAGACAATGCAGTTTCTTATTGTGCTGCCAAAGCTGGGGTGGTTAACCTAACCCGTGCAATGGCAATTGATCATGGGGAGCAGAATATTAGGGTTAATTGTGTTTGTCCGGGGGACACTGAAACAGCATTATTAAAAGATGAAGCGAAACAACTTAATCTTGATGAAAATTCATTTTTAACTTCATCTGCGAAAGGTAGACCATTGGAGAGGCTAGGTACTCCTGAGGATATTGCAAATGCTGTTTTATTTTTAGCCGGAGGTTTATCTACTTGGATTACAGGTGCAATTTTACCCGTAGACGGTGGAGGTTTAGCATAA